A genome region from Natronosalvus rutilus includes the following:
- a CDS encoding HalOD1 output domain-containing protein has translation MIDTQAGVELASMAFHPESETYRAEYDQTSVSASMAVVAVLSEVMDVDPVELEPLHASVNTGALDNLARVRDGTGEGVSITFRVATYAITVSNDGTVALTSREQTGTDGVTEGVSPV, from the coding sequence ATGATTGATACACAGGCCGGTGTCGAGTTGGCATCGATGGCGTTTCATCCGGAGTCGGAAACGTACAGAGCCGAGTACGACCAGACTTCAGTCTCTGCGAGCATGGCCGTCGTGGCGGTACTCTCGGAGGTGATGGATGTCGATCCAGTCGAACTGGAACCACTTCACGCGTCCGTTAACACCGGTGCCCTCGACAATCTTGCCCGCGTTCGAGACGGGACGGGAGAGGGGGTTTCGATCACGTTTCGGGTAGCGACGTACGCGATAACCGTCTCCAACGACGGTACGGTCGCGCTCACTTCGCGAGAGCAGACGGGAACGGACGGCGTGACCGAGGGAGTGTCTCCCGTATGA
- a CDS encoding DUF7539 family protein encodes MIERPDERQLIVRARSHLKQWTNRARTEAYSELFEGDDPILTAEDVQLLDALDSALERQGGDGVWGTDQYGIHTAGERGSDVPLGVVCVYHPQITDDSVLRGGDDLDDETEERLNAALWRYGERVSTLIEDELEEFVRRAQSET; translated from the coding sequence ATGATTGAGCGTCCGGACGAACGGCAACTGATCGTACGCGCACGGTCCCACCTGAAGCAGTGGACGAATCGTGCCCGAACGGAGGCGTACAGCGAACTGTTCGAAGGTGACGACCCGATTCTCACGGCCGAGGACGTACAGCTCCTCGATGCGCTCGACTCGGCACTCGAGCGACAGGGTGGAGACGGCGTCTGGGGAACCGATCAGTACGGTATTCACACCGCCGGTGAGAGGGGGTCTGACGTCCCGCTCGGTGTCGTCTGTGTCTATCACCCACAGATCACCGACGATTCCGTCCTCCGAGGTGGAGACGATCTCGACGACGAGACCGAAGAGCGACTCAACGCGGCACTCTGGCGATACGGAGAACGCGTTTCGACGCTCATCGAAGACGAACTCGAGGAGTTCGTCCGTCGAGCCCAGAGCGAAACGTAA
- the citE gene encoding L-malyl-CoA/beta-methylmalyl-CoA lyase, whose amino-acid sequence MTTRTCRTFQTAPAAVPKDDTAKYLRSGLTAEGFQAPDWLVPDLEDGTAPDMKAEGLENVCELLPDFEFPGEIWPRVQWSYDDETVRAQGREEIDTLVRDVGDDIDGVVVPKVGRQGDVQRALEAVASAEADHGHPEGSIGLSVIVETARARSDLREIARLRTDPGGERLTALVFGPVDYTAELGGRDLGDGRPRWDGLLEALSNEASAGDLLAIGGPFDDLFAERAGVTVYNADGYADQVEREARIGLDGSWSLYPKQTIQANRIHTPTPAELERDVDKIERFNAAKVEGTGAVTIDGQMVDEATFKNFRNTVETVRAIHRTRPEQTDELYDEGLLERALELELSYR is encoded by the coding sequence ATGACCACCCGAACCTGCCGCACCTTCCAGACCGCACCGGCCGCCGTCCCGAAAGACGACACGGCGAAGTACCTCAGATCCGGCCTCACCGCCGAGGGCTTCCAGGCTCCCGACTGGCTCGTCCCCGACCTCGAGGACGGCACTGCCCCGGACATGAAAGCCGAGGGGCTCGAGAACGTCTGCGAGTTGCTCCCCGACTTCGAATTTCCCGGGGAGATCTGGCCACGCGTCCAGTGGAGCTACGACGACGAGACCGTTCGTGCTCAGGGCCGCGAGGAAATTGACACGCTCGTCCGCGACGTGGGCGACGATATCGACGGCGTTGTGGTCCCCAAAGTTGGCCGACAGGGGGACGTCCAGCGCGCCCTCGAGGCGGTAGCCAGTGCGGAAGCCGATCACGGCCACCCCGAGGGATCGATCGGCCTCTCGGTCATCGTCGAGACGGCACGTGCCCGATCGGACCTGCGCGAGATCGCCCGATTACGGACCGATCCCGGCGGCGAGCGCCTCACCGCCCTCGTCTTCGGCCCCGTCGACTACACCGCCGAACTCGGCGGACGCGACCTCGGCGACGGCCGCCCGCGCTGGGACGGCCTGCTCGAGGCGCTCTCCAACGAGGCGAGCGCCGGCGACTTGCTCGCCATCGGCGGCCCGTTCGACGACCTCTTCGCCGAACGCGCGGGCGTGACCGTCTACAACGCCGACGGCTACGCCGACCAGGTCGAGCGCGAGGCGCGGATCGGCCTCGACGGCTCCTGGTCGCTGTACCCCAAACAGACGATCCAGGCCAACCGGATCCACACGCCCACGCCGGCGGAACTCGAGCGCGACGTGGACAAGATCGAGCGGTTCAACGCCGCGAAGGTCGAGGGAACGGGCGCGGTGACGATCGACGGCCAGATGGTCGACGAGGCGACGTTCAAGAACTTCCGGAACACCGTCGAGACGGTTCGAGCGATCCACCGTACCCGTCCCGAACAGACGGATGAGTTGTACGACGAGGGATTGCTCGAGCGGGCGCTCGAACTCGAGCTATCGTATCGGTAG
- the mch gene encoding 2-methylfumaryl-CoA hydratase, with product MTDADADGSRDENDPSTRNDLEWTDPNTFTSALERADTREKGHYFEDFAEGDVIQHDPGLRLTRWGNELWTSQTLNHDPAYWRADVARDRGFDEPPIHPDYLLAATLGCTVEDLSEKGGYFLGRTNVRFPADVVAPGTDLRVESEVLTTKGSNSRPDYGIVTWATRGYDAGTGKTLCAYERTNMIPRRERLETDGSGAEADGGGRPSDTERPASALPETFVTPAGDAFEDFEAALETAENRDAVVAYRHERGRTMDDVTVATLPLATLNTAKQHHNTDAMADAPSGGIVAYGDVTRSTALGHARSDERTHREVGFEDERFHAFVTPGDTVYCFTRVLETSRETTTVNERAGTVRFQHVAFNQRDEPVYSGIRTAEILTRDD from the coding sequence ATGACTGACGCCGACGCGGACGGTTCGCGGGATGAGAACGACCCGAGTACCAGGAACGACCTCGAGTGGACCGACCCCAACACCTTTACCAGCGCGCTCGAGCGAGCTGACACCCGCGAGAAAGGGCACTACTTCGAAGACTTCGCGGAGGGGGACGTGATCCAGCACGATCCAGGACTCCGGCTGACTCGCTGGGGGAACGAACTGTGGACGAGCCAGACGCTGAACCACGACCCCGCGTACTGGCGCGCGGACGTCGCCCGCGACCGCGGCTTCGACGAACCGCCGATCCACCCGGACTACCTGCTGGCGGCCACCCTCGGGTGCACCGTCGAGGACCTGAGCGAGAAAGGCGGCTACTTCCTTGGCCGGACGAACGTCCGCTTTCCGGCCGATGTCGTCGCTCCGGGGACCGACCTGCGCGTCGAGAGCGAAGTCCTGACTACGAAGGGGTCGAACTCGAGACCAGACTACGGCATCGTCACCTGGGCGACCCGCGGGTACGACGCCGGGACGGGCAAAACACTCTGCGCCTACGAGCGGACCAACATGATTCCGCGACGCGAGCGACTCGAGACGGACGGGAGCGGCGCCGAGGCCGACGGCGGCGGCCGCCCGTCCGATACCGAACGTCCCGCGAGTGCGCTCCCCGAGACGTTCGTGACCCCCGCAGGCGACGCGTTCGAGGACTTCGAGGCCGCCCTCGAGACGGCCGAGAACCGGGACGCCGTCGTCGCCTACCGCCACGAGCGCGGGCGGACGATGGACGACGTGACCGTCGCGACCCTGCCGCTGGCGACGCTCAACACGGCGAAACAGCACCACAACACCGACGCGATGGCCGACGCGCCGTCGGGCGGAATCGTCGCCTACGGTGACGTGACGCGCTCGACGGCGCTGGGCCACGCTCGTTCGGACGAGCGAACCCACCGCGAAGTCGGCTTCGAGGACGAGCGCTTCCACGCGTTCGTCACCCCCGGCGACACCGTCTACTGCTTCACGCGCGTCCTCGAGACGAGTCGCGAGACGACGACCGTGAACGAGCGGGCGGGGACCGTCCGCTTCCAGCACGTCGCGTTCAACCAGCGCGACGAGCCGGTGTACTCCGGGATTCGAACCGCCGAGATACTGACTCGAGACGACTGA
- a CDS encoding methylaspartate ammonia-lyase, giving the protein MQIESVRATPGVSGFYTDDQLAIKRGAREDGFAYAGEPLTDGFESVRQAGEALLVDLELSDGTVVRGDCAAVQYSGAGGRDPLFRAAKYAPLVEGAVADALVGRDPSDFGENAAVLEGLRQDGSRLHTAVRYGVSQPLLAAAARTRVTTMTDVLADVLGAEPATEPVPVFGQSGDDRRRNAEKMLLKGVPVLPHGLFNSPPKLGPEGENLIAYLEWLRERAGELGPEGYEPRFHIDVYGTIGELFGAPFDSDAIVEYFADLEAAAGSIPLQIEGPMDVGTREDQIRAMAELRDGLSSAGVEVDIVADEWCNTLADVQAFVDAGAADLVQVKTPDLGGVHRSGEAVRYCEGTDTHAYLGGTCNETDVSARACAHVALATDAAQVLAKPGMGFDEGYMIVENEMRRTLARRGHAPSASSNPEEVTADD; this is encoded by the coding sequence GTGCAGATTGAATCAGTTCGAGCGACTCCCGGGGTCTCCGGCTTCTACACCGATGACCAGCTGGCCATCAAGCGCGGCGCCCGCGAGGACGGCTTCGCCTACGCGGGCGAGCCGCTTACCGACGGCTTCGAGTCGGTCCGTCAGGCGGGCGAAGCCCTGCTCGTCGACCTCGAGTTGAGCGACGGGACAGTCGTTCGCGGCGACTGCGCAGCCGTCCAGTACTCCGGGGCCGGCGGGCGTGATCCGCTCTTTCGCGCCGCCAAGTACGCCCCACTGGTCGAGGGGGCGGTCGCCGACGCGCTCGTCGGCCGCGACCCGAGTGACTTCGGCGAGAACGCGGCCGTGCTCGAGGGGCTTCGCCAGGACGGCTCCCGACTGCACACCGCCGTCCGCTACGGCGTCTCCCAGCCCCTCCTCGCCGCAGCCGCGCGCACGCGCGTGACGACTATGACCGACGTGCTCGCAGACGTGCTCGGGGCGGAACCGGCGACCGAGCCGGTCCCCGTCTTCGGCCAGTCTGGCGACGACCGTCGACGAAACGCCGAGAAGATGCTGCTCAAGGGCGTTCCCGTCCTCCCCCACGGGCTGTTCAACAGTCCCCCGAAGCTCGGCCCCGAGGGTGAGAACCTGATCGCCTACCTCGAGTGGCTCCGCGAGCGCGCTGGCGAACTGGGTCCCGAGGGCTACGAACCACGCTTCCATATCGACGTCTACGGTACGATCGGCGAGCTATTCGGCGCGCCGTTCGACAGCGACGCGATTGTCGAGTACTTCGCCGACCTCGAGGCCGCCGCCGGCTCGATCCCCCTCCAGATCGAGGGGCCGATGGACGTCGGCACCCGCGAGGACCAGATTCGCGCGATGGCCGAACTGCGCGACGGGCTCTCGTCGGCAGGTGTGGAGGTCGACATCGTGGCCGACGAGTGGTGCAACACGCTCGCGGACGTCCAGGCGTTCGTCGACGCCGGGGCCGCCGACCTTGTGCAGGTGAAGACGCCGGACCTCGGCGGCGTCCACCGGAGCGGCGAGGCCGTCCGCTACTGCGAGGGAACCGACACGCACGCGTACCTCGGTGGCACCTGCAACGAGACGGACGTCTCCGCACGTGCCTGTGCGCACGTCGCGCTCGCGACGGACGCCGCTCAGGTACTGGCCAAGCCCGGCATGGGGTTCGACGAGGGCTACATGATCGTCGAGAACGAGATGCGCCGGACGCTCGCCCGCCGCGGGCACGCGCCGAGCGCCTCGAGCAACCCGGAGGAGGTGACTGCCGATGACTGA
- a CDS encoding methylaspartate mutase subunit E, translating into MIRDERIPAEELQRIDAALRENWPTGEAVDFDEAVEFHESLPSAKRFADVLESANRPLLQPRAGVPRLEDQIGLLEYLHSEGEADLLPTTIDSYTRDNEYGKAQEGLEAARESGEDTLNGFPAVNHGVDGCRELIEAVDAPIEVRHGTPDARLLAAITFAGGFQSFEGGPISYNIPYTKRHNLATTIEHWQFVDRLAGAYTERGVRINREPFGPLTGTLVPPSIAIAVMVLEGLLAATQGVRSLTLGYGQVGNVVQDVAALRALRSLGEEYLPNEVCVTTVFHEWMGGFPPDEARANGVIGLGGMTAAIARPDKVITKSPQEFQGVPTKEANAAGLRTTRQIIDMALEQDIDIDGIDEEQDLIERETRCLLEAVLEHGDGDVARGTIRAFESGALDVPFAPSDSARGAVLPARDDDGRVRILEFGDLAMSDEVKEIHAARLAQRAETEGRQQSFRMVADDVDAISDGRLIGRPNGGDTRAD; encoded by the coding sequence ATGATACGCGACGAGCGCATTCCGGCCGAGGAGTTGCAACGCATCGACGCGGCCCTCCGCGAGAACTGGCCCACCGGCGAGGCCGTCGACTTCGACGAAGCCGTCGAGTTCCACGAGTCGCTGCCGTCCGCGAAGCGCTTCGCGGACGTGCTCGAGTCGGCCAACCGCCCGCTCTTGCAACCGAGGGCGGGCGTTCCACGCCTCGAGGACCAGATCGGCCTGCTCGAGTACCTTCACTCGGAGGGCGAGGCGGACCTCCTGCCGACGACCATCGACTCCTACACGCGCGACAACGAGTACGGGAAGGCCCAGGAGGGACTCGAGGCCGCCCGCGAGTCGGGCGAGGACACCCTCAACGGCTTCCCGGCGGTCAACCACGGCGTCGATGGCTGTCGCGAGTTGATCGAGGCTGTCGACGCGCCAATCGAGGTCCGCCACGGGACCCCCGACGCCCGTCTGCTGGCCGCGATCACCTTCGCGGGCGGCTTCCAGAGCTTCGAGGGTGGCCCGATTTCCTACAACATCCCCTACACCAAACGCCACAACCTGGCGACGACCATCGAACACTGGCAGTTCGTCGACCGGCTGGCGGGTGCCTACACCGAACGCGGCGTCCGAATCAACCGCGAGCCGTTCGGCCCGCTCACGGGAACGCTCGTCCCGCCGAGCATTGCCATCGCGGTGATGGTGCTCGAGGGGCTGCTCGCCGCCACACAGGGCGTGCGCTCGCTCACGCTGGGCTACGGCCAGGTCGGGAACGTCGTCCAGGACGTGGCCGCGCTCCGCGCACTTCGATCCCTCGGCGAGGAGTACCTCCCCAACGAGGTGTGCGTCACCACCGTCTTCCACGAGTGGATGGGTGGCTTCCCGCCCGACGAGGCGCGGGCGAACGGCGTCATCGGCCTCGGCGGGATGACCGCGGCCATCGCCCGCCCCGACAAGGTCATCACGAAATCGCCCCAGGAGTTCCAGGGCGTTCCGACGAAGGAGGCGAACGCGGCTGGCCTCCGAACCACGAGACAGATCATCGATATGGCACTCGAACAGGACATCGACATCGACGGCATCGACGAGGAACAGGATCTGATCGAGCGCGAGACCCGCTGTCTCCTCGAGGCAGTCCTCGAGCATGGCGACGGCGACGTTGCCCGCGGCACCATCCGGGCGTTCGAGTCGGGCGCGCTCGACGTTCCCTTCGCACCGAGTGACAGCGCCCGCGGAGCCGTCCTCCCCGCCCGTGACGACGACGGCCGCGTCCGCATCCTCGAGTTCGGCGACCTTGCGATGAGCGACGAGGTCAAGGAGATCCACGCCGCGCGCCTCGCCCAGCGGGCCGAAACCGAGGGCCGCCAGCAGTCGTTCCGCATGGTCGCCGACGACGTCGACGCGATCAGCGACGGCCGCCTCATCGGTCGGCCGAACGGGGGTGACACCCGTGCAGATTGA
- the glmS gene encoding methylaspartate mutase subunit S: protein MVVHTMSRTVVLGVIGSDAHVVGITILEQAFAAAGFEVINLGVQTSQEEFADAASEHDAEAVLVSSLYGHAEQDCRGFQETLEAHEVDAVTYIGGNLAVGQDDFERTRETFQALGFDRVFDAETQPEEAIAALKRDLQLTATEQERDRATVTS, encoded by the coding sequence ATGGTTGTGCACACAATGTCCCGCACGGTCGTTCTCGGGGTCATCGGGTCCGACGCCCACGTCGTCGGCATCACGATCCTCGAGCAGGCGTTCGCTGCAGCAGGCTTCGAAGTCATCAACCTCGGCGTCCAGACCTCCCAGGAGGAGTTCGCCGACGCCGCCAGCGAGCACGACGCCGAGGCCGTACTGGTCTCCTCGCTGTACGGCCACGCCGAACAGGACTGCCGGGGGTTCCAGGAGACGCTCGAGGCCCACGAAGTCGACGCGGTGACCTACATCGGCGGCAACCTCGCCGTCGGCCAGGACGACTTCGAGCGGACTCGCGAGACCTTCCAGGCGCTGGGATTCGACCGCGTCTTCGACGCCGAGACCCAGCCCGAGGAGGCGATCGCGGCCCTGAAGCGCGACCTCCAGCTCACGGCCACGGAGCAAGAACGAGACCGGGCCACCGTCACCTCGTAG
- the mct gene encoding succinyl-CoA:mesaconate CoA-transferase, with protein MGALSSLRVLDLTQVLAGPYCTMLLADMGADVVKIERPGGDLIRPNPPFVESAQDEAYGGYFQSVNRGKRSLELDLGAERDREAFLSLVEEADVVVENYRAGTMEQFDLGYETLAEHNPALIYSSIRGFGDPRTGETHRQGQPSFDLVAQALGGVMEITGQEDGPPTKVGPGIGDLFTATLNCVGILAALHHRDRTGEGQYVDTAMYDAMISMTERAIYQHSYTGEAPTRQGNSHPTLFPYDAFEAADGHVVIAAFGSNHWNALCETMDRPDLAAEYPDASSRLSNRETLRAAILEWTRERTCDGICDALEGRVPVAPVQNTADIFDDPHVHAREMLVPVAQPGADREVEIAGSPIKMSETPPRPRGRAPLLDEHREEVLRDAVRTAESD; from the coding sequence ATGGGAGCGCTCTCCTCGCTTCGCGTGCTGGACCTGACGCAGGTGCTCGCCGGACCGTACTGTACGATGTTGCTCGCGGACATGGGCGCGGACGTCGTCAAAATCGAACGGCCGGGTGGAGACCTCATCCGACCGAACCCGCCGTTCGTCGAAAGCGCCCAGGATGAGGCCTACGGTGGCTACTTCCAGAGCGTGAATCGCGGGAAGCGGAGCCTCGAGCTGGACCTCGGGGCCGAGCGCGACCGCGAGGCGTTCCTCTCGCTCGTCGAGGAAGCCGACGTGGTCGTCGAGAACTACCGTGCGGGCACGATGGAGCAGTTCGACCTAGGTTACGAGACGCTCGCCGAGCACAACCCGGCCCTCATCTACTCCTCGATTCGGGGCTTCGGAGACCCGCGGACGGGCGAGACGCACCGCCAGGGCCAGCCGTCGTTCGACCTCGTCGCGCAGGCGCTGGGCGGCGTCATGGAGATCACCGGCCAGGAAGACGGCCCGCCGACGAAGGTCGGCCCCGGCATCGGCGACCTCTTTACGGCGACGCTGAACTGTGTCGGCATCCTCGCGGCACTGCACCACCGCGATCGGACCGGAGAGGGCCAGTACGTCGACACGGCCATGTACGACGCGATGATCAGCATGACCGAACGGGCGATCTACCAGCACTCCTACACCGGCGAGGCGCCGACGCGTCAGGGGAACTCCCACCCGACGCTCTTTCCGTACGACGCCTTCGAGGCTGCCGACGGCCACGTCGTGATCGCCGCGTTCGGCTCGAACCACTGGAACGCCCTCTGTGAGACGATGGATCGTCCGGACCTCGCCGCCGAGTACCCGGACGCCTCGAGCCGGCTCAGTAATCGAGAAACGCTTCGGGCGGCCATCCTCGAGTGGACGCGCGAGCGCACGTGTGACGGAATCTGTGACGCGCTCGAGGGCCGGGTGCCCGTCGCGCCCGTCCAGAACACGGCGGACATCTTCGACGACCCGCACGTGCACGCGCGCGAGATGCTCGTTCCGGTGGCCCAGCCCGGAGCCGACCGCGAAGTCGAAATTGCGGGCAGTCCGATAAAGATGAGCGAGACGCCGCCACGACCTCGCGGGCGCGCGCCGTTGCTCGACGAACATCGCGAGGAGGTACTCAGGGACGCGGTTCGAACGGCGGAATCAGACTGA
- a CDS encoding DUF5785 family protein, with the protein MDWPHDPDGEEGSEGMRKFDMAIIAKKVDEDEDFPLSRDEFVEAHGDEPIRINHQSVVALADIFEYVDESEFETITDMHKAVGAAMREGNFWDYHPVGANPETKSA; encoded by the coding sequence ATGGACTGGCCACACGACCCCGACGGGGAGGAGGGCAGCGAAGGGATGCGCAAGTTCGACATGGCGATCATCGCCAAGAAAGTCGACGAGGACGAGGACTTCCCGCTCTCGCGCGACGAGTTCGTCGAGGCCCACGGCGACGAACCCATCCGGATCAACCACCAGTCGGTCGTCGCGCTCGCGGACATCTTCGAGTACGTCGACGAGTCGGAATTCGAGACGATCACGGACATGCACAAGGCGGTCGGCGCGGCCATGCGCGAGGGGAACTTCTGGGACTACCACCCGGTCGGGGCGAATCCCGAGACGAAATCCGCGTAA
- a CDS encoding GTP cyclohydrolase III, producing MTNTQVTLFQIDNYGPWTVTPEPRREADLQTLQSRLYADLSQFIGARDGYVFFTRFDNMIAVTNGLDREDHALIQESVGNRYPVTLSLGVATGTTPVQALSDATSLIQNAGSAQDEHRREILEGRTIDDAHRTDGDVQIAHFDVIDATGQYTDELNAFDSFIEIEQGYAALMRHMRRAHGSLSFFVGGDNVIVVCPDLERADYLEAIEHVESAVDVTMQVGVGTGASAHDAGYAAKHALEHCRANGTRVEF from the coding sequence GTGACGAACACGCAGGTGACGCTCTTTCAGATCGACAACTATGGGCCGTGGACCGTGACGCCGGAACCGCGACGGGAGGCTGACCTCCAGACGCTTCAGTCGCGACTGTACGCCGATCTCTCGCAGTTCATCGGCGCCCGCGACGGCTACGTCTTCTTCACGCGATTCGACAACATGATCGCCGTCACGAACGGCCTTGACCGCGAGGATCACGCGCTGATTCAGGAGTCCGTCGGCAACCGCTACCCGGTCACCCTGAGCCTCGGCGTCGCGACGGGAACGACCCCGGTCCAGGCGCTCTCGGACGCGACGAGCCTGATCCAGAACGCCGGCAGCGCCCAGGACGAGCATCGCCGCGAGATCCTCGAGGGCCGAACCATCGACGACGCTCACCGAACCGATGGGGACGTCCAGATCGCCCACTTCGACGTGATCGACGCGACAGGGCAGTACACCGACGAACTCAACGCCTTCGATAGCTTCATCGAGATCGAACAGGGCTACGCCGCGCTCATGCGCCACATGCGCCGCGCCCACGGCAGCCTCTCGTTTTTCGTCGGCGGCGACAACGTCATCGTCGTCTGCCCCGACCTCGAACGAGCGGACTACCTCGAGGCCATCGAACACGTCGAGTCGGCGGTCGACGTGACCATGCAGGTCGGCGTCGGCACGGGAGCCAGCGCTCACGATGCGGGATACGCGGCGAAACACGCCCTCGAGCACTGTCGGGCGAACGGGACGCGCGTGGAGTTCTGA
- a CDS encoding CBS domain-containing protein: MESDLSVRDTLTTEYVGVSESDTVLGAVQLMREERAGCVLVVRGSEAVGIMTEWDVLGVVEDEDDPSETTVGEVMSSPVLTIETDRSLTDAADTMASQNIRNLAVEENGELVGVLTQRDVIAVAGSFQGATSQPAAEGVGVTNEGTTTLSDEYATNGGEEFSTQGVCEACGTLTDSLQEANGQLVCVDCRQV; encoded by the coding sequence ATGGAATCGGATCTGTCGGTCAGGGATACCCTGACGACTGAATACGTCGGTGTAAGTGAATCCGACACCGTGCTCGGTGCGGTGCAGTTGATGCGCGAAGAGCGTGCCGGCTGCGTGCTCGTCGTTCGTGGATCCGAGGCCGTCGGGATCATGACCGAGTGGGACGTCCTGGGCGTCGTCGAAGACGAGGACGACCCGAGTGAGACGACCGTCGGTGAGGTCATGTCGTCGCCGGTGCTCACGATCGAGACCGACCGCTCGCTGACCGATGCCGCCGACACGATGGCGAGTCAGAATATCCGCAACCTCGCGGTGGAGGAAAACGGCGAACTCGTCGGTGTGCTGACCCAGCGCGACGTCATCGCCGTCGCGGGGTCGTTCCAGGGTGCGACGAGTCAGCCGGCCGCCGAAGGGGTCGGCGTCACGAACGAGGGCACCACGACCCTCTCGGACGAGTACGCGACCAACGGCGGCGAGGAGTTCAGCACGCAGGGCGTCTGTGAGGCGTGTGGGACGCTCACCGACTCGCTCCAGGAGGCCAACGGCCAGCTGGTCTGTGTGGACTGTCGGCAGGTGTGA